The sequence below is a genomic window from Sorangiineae bacterium MSr12523.
GAGACTCGGACTCAGCGCGCCATCCACCCGCCGTCGACGGCGAGCACGTGCCCCGTGACATAGTCCGACGCGGACGACGATAGGAACACGGCCGCACCCACCAGGTCCTCGGGATTGCCCCAACGCCCCGCCGGAATGCGCGCCCGAATCGCCGGCTCGCGCTCGGGATCGGCCTGCAATGCCGTCGTGTTGTTCGTGCGAATGTAACCCGGCGCAATCGCATTGACCTGAATGTTGCGCGGTGCCCATTCGTTGGCCAGCGCCTTGGTCAGGCCGGCCACGGCGTGCTTGCTCGCGGCATACGCGGGGACGCGAATACCGCCTTGAAAGCTGAGGAGCGAGGCAATGTTCACGATTTTGCCGGCGCCTCGCTCGAGCATCGGACGGCCCACGGCCTGGCAAAGCACGAAGGTGGAGTCGAGGTTCACGTTCATCACGCGCCGCCAATCGGAAAGAGAGCTCACGGCCGCATCGGCGCGATGGATGATGCCCGCATTGTTCACCAGCACGTCGATCTTGCGCCGCTCGAGAAGCGGGCGAAGCGCAGGCTCGATGGCCTCGGGGTTGGTCAGATCCACCACGACCTGCTCGGCCTTGGCGCCCGCGGCTTCCACCTCGGCCTGCGTTTCATCGAGGTTCGATTCGCGGCCGAGCAGCACCACATCGGCCCCGGCTTGCGCGAGCCCCACGGCGATGGCGCGACCGATTCCCGTTCGCGCCCCCGTCACCAACGCCGTGCGCCCACGCAGTGAAAATAGATTCATCGTCATCTCCAGAGTCAGCGTAATTCCGTCACCGCGACGGGATCCATGTCATCGAAAGCCTGGTTTTCACCGCCCATGGCCCACACGAACGAGTACGCGTGCGTGCCCGCGCCACAGTGGATCGACCAGCTCGGCGAGATCACCGCCTGCTCGTTGGCGACAACCAGGTTGCGCGTCTCTTTGGGCTCGCCGAGAAGGTGAATCACCCGCTCCTCGGGCGGCAAATCGAAATAGAGGTAGCACTCCGTGCGCCGGTCGTGCGTGTGCGGGGCCATCGTGTTCCACACGCTGCCCTCCGACAGGGTGGTGATGCCCAGCACGAGTTGGCTCGAACGAATGCCATCCATATGGATGAATTTGCGGATGGTGCGCTCGTTCGCGCCGGCCTTCGAGCCGATGCGCGCCACCTTCGCCTCTTCGTAGCG
It includes:
- the kduD gene encoding 2-dehydro-3-deoxy-D-gluconate 5-dehydrogenase KduD; the encoded protein is MTMNLFSLRGRTALVTGARTGIGRAIAVGLAQAGADVVLLGRESNLDETQAEVEAAGAKAEQVVVDLTNPEAIEPALRPLLERRKIDVLVNNAGIIHRADAAVSSLSDWRRVMNVNLDSTFVLCQAVGRPMLERGAGKIVNIASLLSFQGGIRVPAYAASKHAVAGLTKALANEWAPRNIQVNAIAPGYIRTNNTTALQADPEREPAIRARIPAGRWGNPEDLVGAAVFLSSSASDYVTGHVLAVDGGWMAR